One window from the genome of Aricia agestis chromosome 6, ilAriAges1.1, whole genome shotgun sequence encodes:
- the LOC121727916 gene encoding allergen Tha p 1-like isoform X1 codes for MITLHPPFQCFLLLHFSETTMKILLLLPLLGVALAYTDVNDNIVSGTLLQDPAKARKETQELTACLLDEGPCDGFNAVAKTHVVQSLADGCAECDIVQKRGAVKFLKSLKNDYPDLWAKFEKRYDPDRTKYDNMLKVLSGFN; via the exons ATGATAACACTTCACCCTCCTTTTCAATGCTTCTTACTACTCCACTTCTCAGAGACTACAATGAAGATCCTCCTGCTCCTACCTCTATTGGGTGTGGCCCTGGCCTACACGGACGTGAACGACAACATTGTCTCGGGCACCCTGCTGCAGGACCCGGCCAAGGCTCGGAAGGAGACGCAGGAGCTCACCGCGTGTCTGTTGGACGAGGGCCCGTGCGATGGATTCAATGCTGTCGCTAAGA cACACGTGGTTCAATCTTTAGCGGATGGCTGCGCTGAGTGCGACATAGTTCAGAAACGCGGCGCCGTCAAGTTTCTGAAGAGCCTGAAGAACGACTACCCTGACCTGTGGGCGAAGTTCGAGAAGCGGTATGACCCTGACAGAACGAAGTATGACAATATGCTGAAAGTACTGAGCGGTTTTAACTAG
- the LOC121727916 gene encoding allergen Tha p 1-like isoform X2, whose translation MKILLLLPLLGVALAYTDVNDNIVSGTLLQDPAKARKETQELTACLLDEGPCDGFNAVAKTHVVQSLADGCAECDIVQKRGAVKFLKSLKNDYPDLWAKFEKRYDPDRTKYDNMLKVLSGFN comes from the exons ATGAAGATCCTCCTGCTCCTACCTCTATTGGGTGTGGCCCTGGCCTACACGGACGTGAACGACAACATTGTCTCGGGCACCCTGCTGCAGGACCCGGCCAAGGCTCGGAAGGAGACGCAGGAGCTCACCGCGTGTCTGTTGGACGAGGGCCCGTGCGATGGATTCAATGCTGTCGCTAAGA cACACGTGGTTCAATCTTTAGCGGATGGCTGCGCTGAGTGCGACATAGTTCAGAAACGCGGCGCCGTCAAGTTTCTGAAGAGCCTGAAGAACGACTACCCTGACCTGTGGGCGAAGTTCGAGAAGCGGTATGACCCTGACAGAACGAAGTATGACAATATGCTGAAAGTACTGAGCGGTTTTAACTAG